One window of Rhizobium leguminosarum genomic DNA carries:
- a CDS encoding SDR family oxidoreductase yields MHVMIFGCGYSGTAIAKAFAGNGVRISGTTRSADKMEALRQNGVDAFLFDGETVGDALPRALADVTHLVQSIAPGKGDPLLRLLGEGRASLPPKLEWIGYLSTVGVYGDHKGAWINEETPCVPVSGRSKERLEAEEGWLAMGRERGVPAAVLRLSGIYGPGRSAFCNLDKGTARRLIKKDQVFNRIRVEDIGAATRFLSDRGLGGIYNVTDDRPGPPQDVIVEAARLMGVEPPPEQAFETAELSPMARSFYGENKRVSNAKLKAAGFEFLFPTYPMSLAQLWRDERWRG; encoded by the coding sequence ATGCATGTGATGATCTTTGGCTGCGGTTATTCCGGCACGGCGATCGCCAAGGCCTTCGCCGGCAACGGCGTGCGCATTTCCGGGACCACGCGTTCGGCCGACAAGATGGAGGCGCTCCGGCAAAACGGCGTCGACGCATTCCTTTTCGATGGCGAGACCGTGGGAGACGCGTTGCCCCGGGCTCTGGCTGATGTCACCCATCTCGTGCAGTCGATCGCGCCTGGGAAGGGTGACCCGCTGCTGCGGCTGCTCGGCGAAGGCCGCGCAAGCCTGCCGCCCAAGCTCGAATGGATCGGCTATCTCTCGACGGTCGGCGTCTATGGCGATCACAAGGGCGCCTGGATCAATGAGGAAACGCCGTGCGTGCCGGTTTCCGGGCGGTCAAAGGAGCGGCTTGAGGCGGAAGAGGGCTGGCTGGCGATGGGCCGGGAGCGCGGCGTGCCGGCGGCGGTGCTTCGGCTTTCCGGCATCTATGGCCCGGGACGCAGTGCCTTCTGCAATCTGGACAAGGGCACGGCCCGACGGCTGATCAAGAAGGACCAGGTGTTCAACCGTATCCGCGTCGAGGATATCGGTGCGGCGACCCGCTTCCTGTCGGATCGCGGCCTCGGCGGCATCTATAATGTCACCGACGACCGGCCAGGCCCGCCGCAGGATGTGATCGTCGAGGCGGCCCGGCTGATGGGCGTCGAACCGCCACCGGAGCAGGCCTTCGAAACCGCCGAACTGTCACCGATGGCGCGCTCCTTCTACGGCGAGAACAAGCGGGTTTCGAACGCGAAA